A single window of Candidatus Angelobacter sp. DNA harbors:
- a CDS encoding ThuA domain-containing protein: protein MNARIAVLCLFLAGMVRDSLAEVLIVADEFPAMEVVAARLKSEEHIDSRLVSQTGLPTLLTPFEAVVVYIHGALSETAEDAFIGYANAGGNLVLLHHSISSGKRSNRRWFSFLGVALPEGGLDRGGYKWIEPAAFDLVNLAPAHFIMTNRVTYPLNVSYTSTNTPGVSSLPAFRLEHSEVYLNHVLAGPRTVLMGLKYRDEKTGVVYVQDDAGWTKPAGKGRIVYLMPGHRKEDFENPAYARIVLNAVIYRP, encoded by the coding sequence GTGAACGCGCGTATCGCCGTGCTTTGCCTGTTCCTTGCGGGAATGGTCAGGGACAGTCTGGCGGAAGTGTTGATCGTGGCCGACGAATTTCCAGCCATGGAAGTGGTCGCCGCGCGGTTGAAAAGCGAGGAGCACATCGACAGCAGGTTGGTGAGTCAGACCGGGCTTCCGACACTTTTGACGCCGTTCGAGGCGGTGGTCGTTTATATCCACGGCGCGCTTTCGGAGACGGCCGAAGATGCATTCATAGGCTACGCGAACGCCGGAGGAAACCTCGTGCTGCTGCATCATTCCATCAGCTCCGGCAAACGGAGCAACCGGCGCTGGTTTTCGTTTCTGGGCGTCGCGCTGCCCGAAGGCGGCCTCGACCGGGGCGGATACAAGTGGATCGAACCGGCCGCGTTCGATCTGGTGAATCTGGCCCCGGCGCATTTTATCATGACGAACCGCGTCACCTATCCGTTGAACGTTTCCTATACGAGCACGAACACGCCGGGCGTCAGCAGCCTGCCCGCGTTCCGGCTGGAACATTCCGAGGTTTACTTGAACCATGTCCTGGCCGGCCCGCGCACCGTGCTGATGGGACTCAAATACCGGGATGAAAAAACCGGCGTGGTTTACGTGCAGGACGACGCCGGCTGGACAAAACCGGCCGGGAAGGGCCGGATCGTCTATCTGATGCCGGGCCATCGCAAAGAGGACTTCGAAAACCCTGCTTACGCGAGGATCGTCCTGAACGCCGTGATCTACCGCCCGTGA